A single region of the Brachypodium distachyon strain Bd21 chromosome 3, Brachypodium_distachyon_v3.0, whole genome shotgun sequence genome encodes:
- the LOC100825007 gene encoding transcriptional regulator SUPERMAN: MESRSTREQQPWSYSCSFPTSFAWPPRSYQCSFCRREFRSAQALGGHMNVHRRDRARLRHGSPPPPPNPAASANPNPRWAAAAAAIPNLNYPPPPPMAPPPSLYRPHSRSSKSHERSLSVAAKARELEVEVNLELGVGVGVQCCAEEEDCLDLELRLGYS; encoded by the coding sequence ATGGAGAGCAGGAGCACGAGGGAGCAGCAGCCATGGAGCTACAGCTGCAGCTTCCCCACGAGCTTCGCGTGGCCGCCGCGGTCGTACCAATGCAGCTTCTGCAGGCGGGAGTTCCGGTCGGCGCAGGCCCTCGGCGGCCACATGAATGTCCACCGGAGGGACAGGGCCAGGCTCAGGCACggttcccctcctcctcctcctaacCCTGCAGCTTCTGCAAACCCCAACCCTAGAtgggctgcagcagcagcagcgatcCCCAATCTCAActatcctcctccgccaccaatggcgccgccgccatcgctgTACCGTCCGcacagcagaagcagcaagAGCCATGAGCGCTCGTTGTCGgtggcggcgaaggcgagggAGCTGGAGGTTGAGGTGAACCTTGAGCTTGGGGTGGGGGTTGGGGTGCAGTGctgcgcggaggaggaggattgcCTGGACCTTGAGCTTAGGCTCGGGTACTCCTGA